In the Plasmodium gaboni strain SY75 chromosome 13, whole genome shotgun sequence genome, TATTCCctataaatttattattcatagTTTTCAATGCATCTAACATATCTTGAGGATCAGATAAGGAAACGAAACCATATCCTTTggttttattatttcttttatctCTTATCACCTAAAAGATTAATATTgttaaaatgaaataaattaaaaaaaatatatatgcCAAAATATTGGACACGTACAgtaaacatatatatatagtgtattgatatatatattcttataatttatttttatttaccTTGGCCATATTAAAGGacttatattttctaaaGGCATTAGCAAGAATATCACTTGATACTTCATTCCCTAAATTACCACAGAATATTCGAAAATCATTTTCTGGCCATTCGTCTAATGTAGGATCCTTCCACACAATACCTGCTGCTTTTCTTAAATGTGGctaaaaaatataatatataaaaatatttgtatgattgaaatataattactatataatatataaatatatacatttatatttatttatttactCATCTATATGTTATAACAATGTATTCATcataaatttaaaatatatatatatatatatatatatatagaatcCACTATATcttgtatatatataatattgcattttattattttatttttccttttaaCTTGTATAgatcatttatttataccTT is a window encoding:
- a CDS encoding putative RNA-binding protein, whose translation is MRENDKAEQQISDMTTSKDEKSNNKKPHLRKAAGIVWKDPTLDEWPENDFRIFCGNLGNEVSSDILANAFRKYKSFNMAKVIRDKRNNKTKGYGFVSLSDPQDMLDALKTMNNKFIGNRPITVKRSRWKDREMNSQKNKDFDNFLKNSQLPTKKFRKFKKSINNNNKDIHERLINKDTLNHIR